The sequence CTCGGAGAGACCACGCAGCATCTCCGCAGCTTCCTCTTCCGTCAGGTCATCCAGCCACGCCATACGAGCCTTGAGTCCCGCACGCACCTGATCCAGCTGCCGGTACAGCTCCCGATACCTGACGTGCCGGTCCCACATCTCCACCACCCCATCGCGCAGCCGCGACGTCATGAGACCTCCCGCATCGCGTGGGGGTGGCGGCGCATCTCGATGTTGCAGTCGATGACCTTCGCCTTGTCTCCCTTGGCGTGCGCCGCGGCCCGCTGCCTGGCCAGGGCGGCGCACACGTCGCACCCATCAACAGGCGTGGGCTCGGGCACCGGAACCGGGTCCGGCAGGTGAACAGGGCGGCAGTTGCGGGGCATCAGCTCGCCACCTCCATCCCGTGAATCCGACGCGGCCCGGCGTCGATCCCGTGCGACGCGAGCCACAACGCCCGCCGCCGTCCGCGATGCAATCGCCGTTCCTGGCGCTTCACGTCGGGGCAGAGCAGGGCCACGTTTTCGCCCCGGAACAGCCCCTGCTGCCGGGGAGGCGCTAGCGTCGGAGCGGCCTGGCACCGCACGGCGGGCGCTGAGCCGGCCGACCTATGGCGCCCCTGTGCGGGCAGTAACAGCCGCAGCAGCGATTCGAAGATCGTTCGGATAGTGTGGAGCACGCTGTCAACCTCCATGCGGTTGGTGGCCATGCCCCCGGACGTTCGCCGCGTCGCGGGGGTCTTGCTTGTCCTGTTGGCCCATCAACTCACCGAAGCATGGGTAGAGTTAATATTGAAAGGCTCCTTTTCAAAAACTGAGGTGGAGTCGTCCGGCGTGGTAGGCCACCATCAAGGGAGGTCGGGGGGCATGGGTTTGGGGAGTTTGCGTGACGATTTGAATCCGCTTCAACGCTTCGGCTACGAGGTGAGGCAGGTACGCAAGGGCCGCAAGATCACCCAAGGGCGTCTAGCGTCGGGGACTGGGTACTCAGTCGCCTACGTAAGCAAAGTGGAATCCGGGAAGGTGATGCCAAGCCCGAAGTTCGCACGTGGTTGCGATCACGTCTTCGGAACTAACGGATTATTCGAACGACTGCACCCAAACGCGGAGGGTAACGCTCCCGAGTGGTTTGAGCCCTACTTGAACCTTGAGCGTGAGGCTACGGCCATCCTGGATTACTCGTCCACGCTATTCATGGGGATTTTGCAGACCAGTGATTACGCCAGAGCCGTGATCCGTGCAGCCCATCCGAGGGAAGAACCCGCAGAGATTGAGGCGAAGGTTGATTCCCGGATCGGAAGGCGACGAGTAATGGAGAGGAAGAACCCCCCTATCTTGTGGGTGGTTCTTCACGAGGCGTGTCTGCGAACACTCGTCGGCAGCAAGAAAGTGATGCATGCTCAGCTTGAGCGAATCCTGCGCTTCGCCGAATCCCCGCAGGTCACCATACAGGTTCTGACTTTTAACGCTGGTGCGCCCCCATCTCATCTTCCCTTTACGCTGCTGCGGCATAGAGATAAGTCCATGAGACTCTACTCGGAAACGCCGTACCGTGGACATGTCGCCGACTCGGAAGCAGCCGTAAGTGACGCTGAAGCTACGTTTGATTTGCTGCGTGCCACATCACTTTCACCGGATGATTCACTGTCCTTCACTCGGAAGGTAATGGAGGAATACGACACATGAGCAACAAGCCGGACCTCAATCAAGCGGACTGGGTAAAGAGTAGCTACAGCGGCGGGAATGGGGGACAGTGTGTCGAATACTCAAAGACCTTTGTCCATTCTGGGACCGTTCCGGTCCGGGACAGTAAGCACCCACAAAGTTCAGTATTGATTTTCTCGGTGAGCGAATGGTCCTCATTCGTATCCGCCGTTAAGCGTGGGGAATTCTCCACCTGAACTCCCCCTAAGTTCACCGGAGTTAACCTCACAGCCTGACCCTCAAGCCCAAACGGCCACCCCCCGACACCATCACAGAGGGTGGCCGTTCACATGCCCGGGAACGCCGGATTGATTGAAAACTTCAACCATTGGACAAGAATCTAGTTCTCTCTGCTCCCCCTCGAGGAGGGGGACGGCCCGGCTCAGTCGCCGGCCCGGGCAAGCGCGAGATGGAGGCCGAAGACGCCGAGGGCTTCTTTCTCGCGCGGGTAGAGGTCTCGCGGATCGCGGCGACCGGAGTGCTGCGACGTTCACAATCCCTTGGCCAGGGAACGAAGTTCGGCGACTACGTCGGCAGCGGACGGTGCATGCTCCGGATCCACCAGCCACTGCAGCATCAGACCGGACAGCAGCGCGAGCGGCACCGAGCCGCCGAGGCCCTCGCGGCCCTGGCGCTGGCCGTCCGCCAGGCGCTCGCGTACCTCGGGCGAGTGCTGCGCCTGCACGGCGGCCTCCAATTGGGCCACCCACAGCGCGCGGTGCGTGGTGAAGCTGTCGATCAGCGCCTCCCAGCGGTCCTCCGGCCGGTCTCCGGGGGATTGGCCGGCGAGTGTCTCACCCATCTCGTCCACCGCCTCCACCAGGGCCTGCGTGAGCAGGGCGTCCCGGGAGCCGAAGTGGTAGCCGATGGCGGCGTGGCTAACTCCTGCGGCAGCGGCGATGTCTCGCACCGTGGTGCGGCCCCAGCCCCGTTCGATCAGGCACTTCTTGGCGCCCGCCAACAGATCCTCGCGGTTTCCCATGCCGGAGAGCATAGCAAGAGAGTTGACCATATGGTTCATCCAAATGGATTGACCATTTGGTCAAGGCGGCTCTAGGGTCCTTGCCATGACCACCAACTCCAAGGTTCTGATCTCGGGTGCGAGCGTCGCCGGACCCGCCCTGGCCCACCTGCTGCACCGCGGCGGCTACCAGGTCACCGTCGTCGAGCGCGCCCCCGCCGTGCGCGGCGGCGGCTACGCCGTCGACTTCCGCGGCGCCGCCTTCGAGGTGCTGGATGAACTCGGCGTCCTCGCCGAAGTGCGCGAGCACGACACCAAGATGCGCGGCACCACCCTGATCGACGAGACCGGTGCCGAGACCGGGCAGCTGCCCGCCGAGGCATTCGCCGGCGAGTTGGAGGTTCCCAAGAGCGACCTGACCCGGATCCTGCACCGCATCACCGCCGACGACATCGAGTACCTCTTCGACGACTCGATCGCGACGCTGACCGAGCACGAAGAAGGCGTCACCGTCGAGTTCGAGCGCGGCGCCACCCGCGAGTTCGATCTGGTCTTCGGTGCCGACGGGATCTACTCACGCGTGCGGGGGCTGGCCTTCGGCCCGCACGAGCAGGCACTGCACCACTTGGGCCTGTCCGGCGCCGGGTTCACCACCGACAACTACCTCGGCCTGGACCACCAGGGCATGCTGCAATTCGCCGGAAATGCAGCCATCTACCTGTTCAGCGCCGGCGACCCGCGCCGGCTCACCGTCAGCCTCTCCTTCGCCACCGACTCGCCCGCGCTGGACCGATGCGGCCGCGACGCGCAGCAAGACGCGGTGCGCGCCGCCTTCACCGACCGCGGCTGGCAGGCCCCCCGGCTGCTTGCGGCCATGACTGAGGCCGAGGACTTCTACTTCGCCTCCACCTGCCAGGTCCAGCTCGACAGCTGGTCGAAGGGCCGCATCGCGCTGCTCGGCGACGCGGGATATTGCGCCGCCCCGACCGCGGGCATGGGCACCTCCCAGGCTCTGCTCGGCGCCCGCTCCCTGGCCCGGCACCTGTCCGCAGCCGACGGCGACCACCGCGCCGCGTTCGCCGCCTACGAGGCCGAATTGCGCCCCTACGTCACCGAGAACCAGATCAAGGGCCGCGAAGCCGTCGCCATGTTCGGCGGCCGCACGACCGAGGGGTAAGGAGGGGTGCAGTGAAAGGCGGGTCTTCCGGCCCATCCTCAAGCGGGCTGCCACCACGGCCTCCTAGGGACTGTCCGGCGGGTCGGAGGGATAGACCGAAGCCCTGGACGGGTTAGTCAGATTAGTGAGTAAGAACTGGGAGAGCACGAGCGCCATGACCTGTACGCGATGGCGGGGCGGTCATGCGCCAGGTGATCGGGGAAGTGTCGGTAAGCCTGCGCCAGCAGGACGGCCTGATCGAAGAGAAGCGCTGGTCGCCGCAGCTGCATACCGACGGGTTTCGTACGGTGGCGCCGTGGCGGACGTTCCGGTGGTGGCCAATCGCCGCCAGGCCGATTGGCCACCACCGGGGGAACGCTGATCAAACGCACCAAGATCAACGGTCTAGTGTCCGAGCACATCACCAGCGTCTGCCAGCTCAGGGACATCTCCATTCAGCAGGCCCGCCTGCGAACGGGCCGGGACAAAGGCCCGATTGAGGGATTCTTCGGACTCTGCGACGGCCTGCTGCAGCTGCTGCCCGGCCACAAGGAGGGGCGGACATGCACGCACAAGGCCTGAATCCCGAGGGCGACGCATGGCGAACGGGCGGGCCCCCAGCCATTTCGGCAGTGTCGTACGGGCGTTGCTGCCGCTCGCGGACGCGCAGGTCAATCGAGGGTCGGCTCGTTTCGGGGCCGACTCGTTGCCGTGCGGGGAGGGAGGTCACGGCGCCGCCGTCCGACCGGGTTGCGCTGCCGCCATGCCGGGCCGCCGGTCGGGCTGGTGTAAGGGTGTGGCGAACGTGGCGAGCATCGCATAGAGGAATAGGATGCGCTGGAGCGCCTGAATCGCCACATTTCCGTCAAAATGATGGTGGGTGCCGGCCGCTCCTTCCCAATCGCCGCTGCCGTCTGAGTGGGGTGCACGCTGGTGCAGGCCGATGCCGTCGACCGCCGCCTGGCCCGGGATCCGATCGCGATCGTGGGCCTTGCCGGAATGTTCCCCAAGGCGCGGGACGTACGGGAGTTCTGGGACAACATCGTCACGGGCCGTGACTGCTCTCAGGAGGTCCCCGAGGCGTGGTGGCGCACGGACGACTACTACGACCGCGACCCCTTCGCCGAGGACCGGACGTACTGCCGCCGCGGGGGATTCCTGGATCCGGTGGTCTTCGACCCACGGGAGTTCGGGATGCCGCCGAACAGCGTGGACTCCGTGGGCCTGGTGCAGCTGCTGAGCCTGATGGTGGCCAAGGATGTGCTGGCCGATGCGGGCCTCGGGCGCCGGGAATGGTTCGATCCGGAGCGTGCCGGGGTGGTGCTCGGCGTGTGCGGGACCAACTCCACTCTGATCCCGCTCGCCTCCCGGCTGCTCGCTCCCGAGATGCTGCGGACCATGATCGCCCTCGGGATCCCCGAGGAGCGGGCGCGCCGGGTCATGCGTACGCGCCTGGCCGGTCTGCCGTCGTGGACCGAGGACTCCTTCCCCGGGATCCTGGGCAACATCGTCTCCGGCCGGGTCGCCAACCGGTTGAACCTGCGAGCCGCCAACCACACGGTGGACGCGGCATGCGCCAGTTCGCTGGCCGCGCTCCGCTCGGCGGTCGACGAACTTGTCAGCCGCCGCGCCGACTTGATGATCACGGGCGGCTGCGATACCGACAACACGATCGTCGCTTACCTGTGTTTCAGCAAGACTCCGGCGCTGTCGCTGAGCGGTCGGGTACGCCCCTTCGACGCGGAGGCCGACGGCACGCTCGTGGGCGAGGGCGTCGGAATGCTCGCGCTCAAGCGTCTGGAGGACGCCGAGCGGGACGGCGACCGGGTCCACGCGGTACTGCGGGGGCTGGGCAGCTCCAGCGACGGAATGGCGCAGAGCATCTACGCGCCGTGTGGCGAGGGCCAGTTGGCAGCGCTGCGGCGGGCGTACGAGGACGCCGACTGCACGCCGCGGTCGGTGGAGCTGATCGAGGCCCACGGCACCGGCACCCCGGCCGGCGACGGGGTCGAACTGGCCGCGCTCAGCGAGGTGCTGGCCTCCCCCGGTGAGCGCCGCTTCGCCGCCGTGGGCAGCGTGAAGTCGCAGATCGGCCACACCAAGGCCGCGGCCGGAGTCGCCGGGATGATCAAGGCGGTGCTGGCGCTGCGTCACAAGGTGCTGCCGCCCACCATCAACGTGGACACTCCCCACACGGCGGCCACCGGCGAGGACAGCCCGCTCTACCTCAACACCGCGGCCCGCCCCTGGGTGCGCGATGGCACCCGGGGGGTGCGGCGGGCCGGCGTCTCCGCGTTCGGTTTCGGGGGCGTCAACTATCACGCCGTCCTGGAGGAGTATCCCGGCGGGCCGGAGCATGTGCTGCACCGCACCCCGAGGGTCTGGCTGTGGCACGCCGCAGACCCGGATGAGCTGCGCAGGCACCTGGAGCGGGGTGACGCCCCGGACGACGGTCCGGTGCCGGCCGGGCACGCCCGGGTCGGCTTCGTGGCCACCGGGGAGGACCACCGTGATGAGCTGATGGCCACGGCCGTTCAGCAGTTGCGGGTGAACTCCGGCCATGACAGCTGGAGCCACACCCGGGGCATCCACTACCGCCGTACCAGCCTGCCGCCCGGCACGAAGGTCGGCGCACTCTTCTCCGGCCAGGGCAGCCAGTACGTGGAGATGGGCCTGCACGCCGCGATGGCCGTGCCCCCGGTGCGGGCCGCCTTCGACGCCGCGAACGGGCTCTTCCCCTCCCAGGACAGTCTGGCCCGCGCGCTCTACCCGCCGCCCGGGGACCGCGAGGGACCGGCCGCCGAGGACCGGCTGCGGCGCACGGCCTATGCGCAGCCGGCGATCGGCGCGCTGTCCATGGGCCAGTACCGCTACCTGCGGGAGCTGGGGTTCGCCCCGTACGGGCTGCTCGGCCACAGCTTCGGGGAGCTGACCGCGCTGTGGGCGGCCGGGGTCTGGGACGACGAGGCGTTCCTGGCGCTGGCCCGCGCCCGTGGGCGGGCCATGGAGCCCCCGCCGGGGCGGGCGGGCGACGCCGGCACGCTGGCGGCGGTGCGGGCACCGGAGCCGGAACTCCGGCAGGCGCTGTCCGGGCACACCGAGCTGACGGTGTGCAACCGCAATGCACCGGACGAGCATGTGGTCGGCGGCCCGGTACCCGCCGTCGAGCGTTTTGTGCGCGAGTGCGTCGCCCGGGGTGTCGCGGCGCAGCGGCTGCCGGTCGCCGCCGCCTTCCACACCTCCCATGTGCAGCACGCGGTCGAGGCGTTCGGCGCGGCCTGCGCCGCCACCGCCTTCGCGCCCCCTGCCCTGCGGGTGTACGCCAACACCGCCGGGGCGGCGTACGGCCAGGACGCGGAGGCCAACCGCCGCACGCTCACCGAGCAGCTGCTCCGGCCGGTGGACTTCGCCGCCCGCCTGGAGGAGATGTACGCGGACGGCGTCCGGGGCTTCGTGGAGTTCGGGCCCCGGCGCACGCTGACCGGTCTGGTGGAACGGACCCTGGGTGACCGCGGCGTGGCGGCGGTCCCCTGCGACATCGGCGGCGCCGCGGACAGCTGCGCGGCCTTGAAGCAGGCGGCTGTCCGGCTGGCCGTCCTGGGGCTGCCGCTGAGCGGTATCGACCGTTTCGACGCGCCGCCGCGGGCCGAGCGCCCCGCCCCGTCCAAGGTCGCCCGCACGCTGGAGGGCCCGCTCTTCGCGACAGTGGCCCGCCGCCCCGTCCACGACAGGCGCCTCGCCGAAGAGGCGGCCCGCATCGCCGAGGAGGAAAACGAGGTCCCGGACCGGACGGCGGAGGCCCCCGCGCCCGCCGGTGCCGTCGGACCCGCCCTCCAGGAACGGCACAGCGACCCGCTCTCCCGTGCCGCCGCCGAGCATCTGGCCGCGCACACCCGCTACTTGGACGGCCAGCTGCACACGGCGCAGCAGCTGACCCGCCTGCTGGGCCGGAGCGCAGCACAGGGGCAGGTGGACCCGTCACTGGCCGCGGCGGTCAACGCCGTCACCGAGCACAGTCTGGCGCTGGCCGACGCGCATATCAGGGCCGGGGAGGTCGTCACCGATCTGCTGCGCCTGCCGGACGACGGCCGGGCGCCGCTGCCGGGCCCCTACGCGGACGGCGACGCGAAGCCGGAGCTGCCGAACCAGGGCCCGGCACCGGAGGACGGCACCACCGCGCCGGCCGCCGAGCCGCCCGCCGATTCGGGTGCCGCGCCGGGCTCGGCCACGTCGGCGCTGGCGCAGCTGTGGGCCACGGAGGTGGGCGGCGCCCAGGACGAGCGGCCTGCGATGGACATCGACGACCTGGATCAGGCGGAGCTGGAGCGGGTGTTCCGCGAGATCGTGGCGGAGAAGACGGGCTACGACACCGACATGATCGAGCCCGATATGGACATCCAGCTGGACCTGGGCATCGACTCACTGAAGCAGGTGGAGATCGGTGCGGAGATGTGGCGGCGCTACCCGGTGATCAGTCGGAGCGAGTTGTACGAGTTCAGCACCGTCAGGACGGTGCGCGAGATGTCCCAGAAGCTGCATGAGGTCCTCACCAGCTCCCGGCCTCAACTGCAACTCGCCTTCGGCGACGGTGAACTCGGCCGCGCCTTCGTCGGGTTGCGCGAGCTCCCCGAGCCGGATGTGTGTCCGCACGCCTATCCGGACCAGCCGCACGCCCTGTTGCTGGACGACGGCGGCGATCTGTCCGCCGCGCTCGACGGGGCCCTGCGTTCCCGTGGCTGGCGGACCAGTCGCCTGTGCGTCCCCGGCACCGCGCCCGGCGACGCGGACGGGCAGGCGCGCACCAGGGTGCTGGAGGACTGGGAGGAGGCCACGCTCTCCGGGCGTCTCGCCGAGGTCCTGGCCGCGGAACCCCGGCTCGATCTGTGTGTCCTCCCGGTCGCCCCGGCCGCCCCGCTTCCCGCGGCCCGGGTCGTCGAACGGCTCCGGCACGCCGTCCTGGTGTCCAAGCACGCCTGTCCCGCCCTGCGGAGCGCGGCGGAGGGCGGTAGGCGGGCCGGGCTGGTGACGGTGACGCAGCTCGACGGGGCCCTGGGCTACGCCGGGTCCGGAGGCGATTCGGCCCTGGCTCTGACGGCCGGCCTCGGCGGGCTGGCCAAGACGGTCGCCCTGGAGGAGCCGGGCCTGTTCTGCCGCGCGCTGGACTTCGCCCCAGGACTGTCCACGGAGCACCTGGGCGAGGCCTTCGTTGCCGAAATCACCGATATCGCCACCGACGTGCGCGAGGTCGCCCGGGACGGAACCGGCCGTCGCACCCCGTCCCTGTCCGACGCGCCCGCCCCGCTGCCCCTCTCACCCCGGGCGGAGCCGGAGCCCGGCCAAGCGCAGGAAGCCGCGCAGAAGGCGGCGCTCACCGGGGAGGATCTGCTGCTGGTCACCGGCGGGGCGTCGGGGATCACCGCCTGGTGCGTGGCCGCGCTGGCCCGCGAGCACCCGTGCGGCTACGTCCTTCTCGGCCGCACACCACTGCCCGAGGAGCCGGAGTGGGCAGCCGGGGCGGACACTGCCGAGGGCCTGCGTACCGTCCTCGAGGCACGGGCACGCGAGGCGGGCGAGGACCCCACCGAGCCGGTGACCCGCACACGGATCGGCGAGCGTACGGAACAGCTGCTGCACCAGCGGCGGATTCGCGCCACGCTGGACGAGCTGCGCTCGTATGGCGCCGAGGCCGCGTACGTGGCCGCGGACCTCCGCGACCCCCAGGCGCTGGCAAAGGCCCTGGCCCCGTACACACCGCGCATCACCGGAGTCGTCCATGGCGCGGGCGTGCTGGGCGACAAGCCGCTGGCCGAGATGACCGCGGAGTCGATCACACCGGTGGTGGACACCAAGCTCCTCGGACTCCGGAATGTGCTCGACGTGCTGGACGCCGACCGCCTCCGGCATCTGGTGCTCTTCTCCTCCGTGTCCGGCATCTGGGGCAACCTGCGCCAGGCCGACTACGCCCTGGCCAGCGAGGCGCTGACCCGCTTCGGCTGCGCCTTCCGGGCGGCCCACCCCGGGTGCCGGGTCGTGCCGATCGCCTGGGGCCCGTGGACCGGCGGCATGGCGGCCCGCCTGCAGGAGATCTACCGGGACGCGGGGGTTCCGGTACTGACCCGGGAAACCGGTTGCGCGTACTTCCTGGCACGGATGAGCGGCCCGGACCGCGATGCGGACGAGGTCACCTTCGTGGGACCGCTCGCCCCGCCGTACCGCCGGGTCGACCGGCTGCCCGCCGAAGGGCTCACCGCCTACCGCATGCTGACCGGCCTCGGCGAGGAGCCCGTACTGCGCGACCACCGCATCGGTGAGGTTCCCGTGCTGCCCATGACGGCCGCCGTGGGCTGGGCACTGCACACCGTCGAACGCGCGCATGGTGGCAGTCTGCCGGTCGTCGAGTGCCGTGACTTCCGCATCGCCCGGGGGGTCTTCTTCCCGGACGGGCACCCGGAGCGGTTCCGGATCCGGCCGGCACCGCAGCCGGGGACCGGTCCGGACACCGTGCGGGTGACCGTTCACGAAGCCACCGCCGCGGAAGGACAGCTGCACTACGAGGGCATCTTCCGGCGGGCCGAGCGGGTGCCGGAGGCGCCGCACGAGCAGCTGCCGCCGTACGAGTTCGCCGAGGGACTGCACCCCGGCTACGAAGACGGGAGGCTCTTCCACGGCCCTACCCTGGCAGGTCTGCACAACGTCCTCGTGGACGAGCCAGGCCGGCTGGTCGTGACCGCCCGGATGCCCGATCCGCCGCTCGCCCGGGGGGCCTTCGGAGGCCGCCTCTACAGCCCGGCCCTGGCCGACCTCCTGCTCCAGGCCGGTCTGCTGAATCTGCTACCGCAAGGCGACGACGGCCGCCTTCCGCTCCCGGTCAGCGTCGGACGGGTGGAGCTGTTCACGCCGTTGCCCGACGACGAGCCTTTCGTGATCATCTCCGACGGCCGCTCCGGGGACGACCCGCTCTTCGCTACCGGCACGCTCATCGCCTGCGCGCCTGACGGACGGATCCATCAGCGCTGGAGCGGAGTGCGCACCCTGTGGGTCGATCCCGACATCGCCGTCCGCGGCACGACCGCGCAGGTCGGCGCACCCATCCACCGCCAGGCGTTTTCCCGGACCACATGATGGAAGAACTCACTTTCGAGGGGGTCCCCCTCGGTGAACTCACCGCCCCGCCCGGCCTCCCGCCGGCCCAGCAGGCGTCCGAGGCGCCGCCGGTACGGCCCGGCATCCCCGCCACCACCACCGGCGAACTGTCCGTGAGAATGGCCGAGCGGATCCAGCGGGCCCACGCCTCCGTACTCGATGCCCACCGAGCCATCAGCGCCTGGCAGATCGCCCGCACGGCCCCGGTCGACGGCACCCTGGACATCCCCTGGACCAACGGCCCGGATTCCCCCGACGGGCCGACGCCACTCACCCGACGCGAGGTGTGTGACGGCGTGGCAGCGGTCCTCGGGACAGCGGCGAGCGCGCTGCGGGGCGATGGCCCGGATCCGGGTATCGGCGCGGTCCAGGTGACGTGGCGCAGCGCCGTGTCGGACGCGCCCACGGCGCTGGACGCCCAACCCGCGCCCGGGGCACAGTCCTTGGGGACGGAGTGGCACATCCGCGACGGGGGCCGGGTCGTCGCCGTCGTCACCCCACACCCGCAGACCTCACCGTGGCCGCAACGACCGGCTCCCCGCTACCCGCGCGAACCGCGCCCCCTGGCCCGTACCTCGGTGGACCGACTGTCCGCCGCCGAGCTGGACGCCCTGGCCGTCGGTGACTTCGCCTCGGTCTTCGGCGCCGCCTTCGACCAGCGTGGCCTGCCGCCCGAGGCGCTCCCCGCACCATGGCCCGCCCGGATGCTGGAGGAGGTCACCGCCATCGAGCCCTGTGGTGGCACGTACGCCCAAGGACTCCTGCGGGCCACCGCGCACGTGACCGCGGACGAAGGTACCGAGGTCTGGCCGCGGCTCGTTGCGATGGCGACCGAACTCCTGCGGGTCTACGCCTTCCACCGCGGGTTCCACCTCTGCCTCCCCGGTGCCACGACCAGCCCCGTGACCGAGCGCCCCGTCCTGGTCGAAACGCTCCAAGCCGTAACGCCGCGGCACACCCCACTGCACCTGGAGATGGAGGTGGCCGAACTCGGGATGGTTCCCAGGCCGTACCTGATCGGCAACTGCCGGATCACCGCGGGAGGGCGCCCAGCAGCCC is a genomic window of Streptomyces gilvosporeus containing:
- a CDS encoding helix-turn-helix transcriptional regulator, with the translated sequence MPPDVRRVAGVLLVLLAHQLTEAWVELILKGSFSKTEVESSGVVGHHQGRSGGMGLGSLRDDLNPLQRFGYEVRQVRKGRKITQGRLASGTGYSVAYVSKVESGKVMPSPKFARGCDHVFGTNGLFERLHPNAEGNAPEWFEPYLNLEREATAILDYSSTLFMGILQTSDYARAVIRAAHPREEPAEIEAKVDSRIGRRRVMERKNPPILWVVLHEACLRTLVGSKKVMHAQLERILRFAESPQVTIQVLTFNAGAPPSHLPFTLLRHRDKSMRLYSETPYRGHVADSEAAVSDAEATFDLLRATSLSPDDSLSFTRKVMEEYDT
- a CDS encoding DUF397 domain-containing protein; this translates as MSNKPDLNQADWVKSSYSGGNGGQCVEYSKTFVHSGTVPVRDSKHPQSSVLIFSVSEWSSFVSAVKRGEFST
- a CDS encoding TetR/AcrR family transcriptional regulator; protein product: MGNREDLLAGAKKCLIERGWGRTTVRDIAAAAGVSHAAIGYHFGSRDALLTQALVEAVDEMGETLAGQSPGDRPEDRWEALIDSFTTHRALWVAQLEAAVQAQHSPEVRERLADGQRQGREGLGGSVPLALLSGLMLQWLVDPEHAPSAADVVAELRSLAKGL
- a CDS encoding FAD-dependent monooxygenase yields the protein MTTNSKVLISGASVAGPALAHLLHRGGYQVTVVERAPAVRGGGYAVDFRGAAFEVLDELGVLAEVREHDTKMRGTTLIDETGAETGQLPAEAFAGELEVPKSDLTRILHRITADDIEYLFDDSIATLTEHEEGVTVEFERGATREFDLVFGADGIYSRVRGLAFGPHEQALHHLGLSGAGFTTDNYLGLDHQGMLQFAGNAAIYLFSAGDPRRLTVSLSFATDSPALDRCGRDAQQDAVRAAFTDRGWQAPRLLAAMTEAEDFYFASTCQVQLDSWSKGRIALLGDAGYCAAPTAGMGTSQALLGARSLARHLSAADGDHRAAFAAYEAELRPYVTENQIKGREAVAMFGGRTTEG
- a CDS encoding type I polyketide synthase encodes the protein MQADAVDRRLARDPIAIVGLAGMFPKARDVREFWDNIVTGRDCSQEVPEAWWRTDDYYDRDPFAEDRTYCRRGGFLDPVVFDPREFGMPPNSVDSVGLVQLLSLMVAKDVLADAGLGRREWFDPERAGVVLGVCGTNSTLIPLASRLLAPEMLRTMIALGIPEERARRVMRTRLAGLPSWTEDSFPGILGNIVSGRVANRLNLRAANHTVDAACASSLAALRSAVDELVSRRADLMITGGCDTDNTIVAYLCFSKTPALSLSGRVRPFDAEADGTLVGEGVGMLALKRLEDAERDGDRVHAVLRGLGSSSDGMAQSIYAPCGEGQLAALRRAYEDADCTPRSVELIEAHGTGTPAGDGVELAALSEVLASPGERRFAAVGSVKSQIGHTKAAAGVAGMIKAVLALRHKVLPPTINVDTPHTAATGEDSPLYLNTAARPWVRDGTRGVRRAGVSAFGFGGVNYHAVLEEYPGGPEHVLHRTPRVWLWHAADPDELRRHLERGDAPDDGPVPAGHARVGFVATGEDHRDELMATAVQQLRVNSGHDSWSHTRGIHYRRTSLPPGTKVGALFSGQGSQYVEMGLHAAMAVPPVRAAFDAANGLFPSQDSLARALYPPPGDREGPAAEDRLRRTAYAQPAIGALSMGQYRYLRELGFAPYGLLGHSFGELTALWAAGVWDDEAFLALARARGRAMEPPPGRAGDAGTLAAVRAPEPELRQALSGHTELTVCNRNAPDEHVVGGPVPAVERFVRECVARGVAAQRLPVAAAFHTSHVQHAVEAFGAACAATAFAPPALRVYANTAGAAYGQDAEANRRTLTEQLLRPVDFAARLEEMYADGVRGFVEFGPRRTLTGLVERTLGDRGVAAVPCDIGGAADSCAALKQAAVRLAVLGLPLSGIDRFDAPPRAERPAPSKVARTLEGPLFATVARRPVHDRRLAEEAARIAEEENEVPDRTAEAPAPAGAVGPALQERHSDPLSRAAAEHLAAHTRYLDGQLHTAQQLTRLLGRSAAQGQVDPSLAAAVNAVTEHSLALADAHIRAGEVVTDLLRLPDDGRAPLPGPYADGDAKPELPNQGPAPEDGTTAPAAEPPADSGAAPGSATSALAQLWATEVGGAQDERPAMDIDDLDQAELERVFREIVAEKTGYDTDMIEPDMDIQLDLGIDSLKQVEIGAEMWRRYPVISRSELYEFSTVRTVREMSQKLHEVLTSSRPQLQLAFGDGELGRAFVGLRELPEPDVCPHAYPDQPHALLLDDGGDLSAALDGALRSRGWRTSRLCVPGTAPGDADGQARTRVLEDWEEATLSGRLAEVLAAEPRLDLCVLPVAPAAPLPAARVVERLRHAVLVSKHACPALRSAAEGGRRAGLVTVTQLDGALGYAGSGGDSALALTAGLGGLAKTVALEEPGLFCRALDFAPGLSTEHLGEAFVAEITDIATDVREVARDGTGRRTPSLSDAPAPLPLSPRAEPEPGQAQEAAQKAALTGEDLLLVTGGASGITAWCVAALAREHPCGYVLLGRTPLPEEPEWAAGADTAEGLRTVLEARAREAGEDPTEPVTRTRIGERTEQLLHQRRIRATLDELRSYGAEAAYVAADLRDPQALAKALAPYTPRITGVVHGAGVLGDKPLAEMTAESITPVVDTKLLGLRNVLDVLDADRLRHLVLFSSVSGIWGNLRQADYALASEALTRFGCAFRAAHPGCRVVPIAWGPWTGGMAARLQEIYRDAGVPVLTRETGCAYFLARMSGPDRDADEVTFVGPLAPPYRRVDRLPAEGLTAYRMLTGLGEEPVLRDHRIGEVPVLPMTAAVGWALHTVERAHGGSLPVVECRDFRIARGVFFPDGHPERFRIRPAPQPGTGPDTVRVTVHEATAAEGQLHYEGIFRRAERVPEAPHEQLPPYEFAEGLHPGYEDGRLFHGPTLAGLHNVLVDEPGRLVVTARMPDPPLARGAFGGRLYSPALADLLLQAGLLNLLPQGDDGRLPLPVSVGRVELFTPLPDDEPFVIISDGRSGDDPLFATGTLIACAPDGRIHQRWSGVRTLWVDPDIAVRGTTAQVGAPIHRQAFSRTT